One stretch of Nomascus leucogenys isolate Asia chromosome 9, Asia_NLE_v1, whole genome shotgun sequence DNA includes these proteins:
- the PRG4 gene encoding LOW QUALITY PROTEIN: proteoglycan 4 (The sequence of the model RefSeq protein was modified relative to this genomic sequence to represent the inferred CDS: inserted 1 base in 1 codon), whose amino-acid sequence MAWKTLPIYLLLLLSVFVIQQVSSQDLSSCAGRCGEGYSRDAICNCDYNCQHYMECCPDFKRVCTVELSCKGRCFESFERGRECDCDAQCKKYDKCCPDYESFCAEVHNPTSPPSSKKAPPPSRSSQTIKSTTKRSPKPPNKKKTKKVVESEEITEEHSVSENQESSSSSSSSSSSSTIRKIKSSKNSAANRELQKKLKVKDNKKNRTKKKPTPKPPVVDEAGSGLDNGDFKVTTPDMSTTQNNKVTTSPKITTAKPINPRPSLPPNSDTSKEMSLTANKETTVETKETTTTNKQTSTDGKEITSAKETQSVEKTSAKDLAPTSKVPAKPTPKAETTTKGPAFTTPKEPTPTTPKEPTSTTPKEPVPTTTKSAPTTPKEPAPTTPKEPSPTTTKEPAPTTPKEPAPTTPKEPSPTTPKEPAPXTTKSAPTTPKEPAPTTPKEPAPTTPKKPAPTTPKEPAPTTPKEPASTTPKEPAPTTIKSAPTTPKEPAPTTPKEPVPTTTKKPAPTTPKKPAPTIPKEPLPTTPKEPSPTTKEPSPTTPKEPAPTTPKEPAPTTPKEPAPTTPKEPAPTTPKKLTPTTPKKLTPTTPEKPSPTTPEEPAPTTPEEPAPTTPEEPAPTTPEEPAPTTPEEPAPTTPKAPAPTIPKEPAPTTPKEPAPTTPKETAPTTPKETAPTTPKETAPTTPKETPPTTPKETAPTTPKETPPTTPKETAPTTPKETPPTTPKGTPPTTLEEPAPTTPKKPAPKELAPTTTKEPTSTTSDKPAPTTPKEPKPTTPKKPAPTTPETPPPTTSEVSTPTTTKEPPTSHKSPDESTPELSAEPTPKALENSPKEPGVPTTKTPAVIKPEMTTIAKDKTTERDIRTTPETTTAAPKMTKETATTTEKTTESKITTTTTQVTSTTQDTTTFKIMTLKTTLAPKVTTTTKKTISTTEIMNKPEETAKPKDRATNSKATTPKPQKPTKAPKKPTSTKKPKTMPRVRKPKTTPTPRKTTSTMPELNPTSRAAEAMLQTTTRPNQTPNSKLVEVNPKNEDAGGAEGETPHVLPRPHVFMPEVTPDMDYLPRVPNQGIIINPMLSDETNICNGKPVDGLTTLRNGTLVAFRGHYFWMLSPFSPPSPARRITEVWGIPSPIDTVFTRCNCERKTFFFKDSQYWRFTNDIKDAGYPKPIFKGFGGLTGQIVAALSIAKYKNWPESVYFFKRGGSIQQYIYKQEPVQKCPGRRPALNYPVYGEMTQVRRRRFERAIGPSQTHTVRIHYSPARLAYQDKGVLHNEVKVSILWRGLPNVVTSAISLPNIRKPDGYDYYAFSKDQYYNIDVPSRTARAITTRSGQTLSKVWYNCP is encoded by the exons ATGGCGTGGAAAACACTTCCCATTTACCTGTTGTTGCTGCTGTCTGTTTTCGTGATTCAGCAAGTTTCATCTCAAG atttatcaaGCTGTGCAGGGAGATGTGGGGAAGGGTATTCTAGAGATGCCATCTGCAACTGTGATTATAACTGTCAACACTACATGGAGTGCTGCCCTGATTTCAAGAGAGTCTGCACTGTGG AGCTTTCCTGTAAAGGCCGCTGCTTTGAGTCCTTcgagagagggagggagtgtgACTGCGACGCCCAGTGTAAGAAGTATGACAAGTGCTGTCCTGATTATGAGAGTTTCTGTGCAGAAG TGCATAATCCCACATCACCACCATCTTCAAAGAAAGCACCTCCACCTTCAAGATCATCTCAAACCATCAAATCAACAACCAAACGTTCACCCAAACCACCAAACAAGAAGAAGACTAAGAAAGTTGTAGAATCAGAGGAAATAACAGAAG AACATTCTGTTTCTGAAAATCAagagtcctcctcctcctcctcctcttcctcttcttcttcaacAATTCGGAAAATCAAGTCTTCCAAAAATTCAGCTGCTAATAGAGAATTACAGAAGAAACTCAAAG TAAAAGATAACAAGAAGAACAGAACTAAAAAGAAACCTACCCCCAAACCACCAGTtgtagatgaagctggaagtggATTGGACAATGGTGACTTCAAGGTCACAACTCCTGACATGTCTACCACCCAAAACAATAAAGTCACCACATCTCCCAAGATCACAACAGCAAAACCAATAAATCCCAGACCCAGTCTTCCACCTAATTCTGATACATCTAAAGAGATGTCTTTGACAGCGAATAAAGAGACAACAGTTGAAACTAAAGAAACTACTACAACAAATAAACAGACTTCAACTGATGGAAAAGAGATTACTTCTGCTAAAGAGACACAAAGTGTAGAGAAAACATCTGCTAAAGATTTAGCACCTACATCTAAAGTGCCGGCTAAACCTACACCCAAAGCTGAAACTACAACCAAAGGCCCTGCTTTCACCACTCCCAAGGAACCCACGCCCACCACTCCCAAGGAGCCTACATCTACCACGCCCAAAGAGCCTGTACCCACCACAACCAAGTCTGCACCCACTACTCCCAAGGAGCCTGCCCCAACCACCCCCAAGGAGCCTTCACCCACCACCACCAAGGAGCCTGCACCCACCACTCCCAAGGAGCCTGCACCCACCACTCCCAAGGAGCCTTCACCCACCACTCCCAAGGAGCCTGCAC CCACCACCAAGTCTGCACCCACTACTCCCAAGGAGCCTGCCCCAACCACCCCCAAGGAGCCTGCACCCACCACTCCCAAGAAGCCTGCACCCACCACTCCCAAGGAGCCTGCACCCACCACCCCCAAGGAGCCTGCATCTACCACTCCCAAAGAGCCTGCACCCACCACCATCAAGTCTGCACCCACTACTCCCAAGGAGCCTGCCCCAACTACCCCTAAGGAGCCTGTACCCACCACCACCAAGAAGCCTGCACCCACTACTCCCAAAAAGCCTGCCCCAACTATCCCCAAGGAGCCTTTACCCACTACTCCCAAGGAACCTTCACCCACCACCAAGGAGCCTTCACCCACCACTCCCAAGGAGCCTGCACCCACCACTCCCAAGGAGCCTGCACCCACCACTCCCAAAGAGCCTGCCCCAACTACCCCCAAGGAGCCTGCACCCACCACCCCCAAGAAGCTCACACCCACCACCCCCAAGAAGCTCACACCCACCACCCCCGAGAAGCCCTCACCCACCACCCCCGAGGAGCCCGCACCCACCACCCCCGAGGAGCCCGCACCCACCACCCCCGAGGAGCCCGCACCCACCACCCCTGAGGAGCCCGCTCCCACCACCCCTGAGGAACCCGCTCCCACCACTCCCAAGGCACCAGCTCCCACCATCCCTAAGGAGCCTGCTCCAACTACCCCTAAGGAGCCTGCTCCAACTACCCCTAAGGAGACTGCTCCAACTACCCCTAAGGAGACTGCTCCAACTACCCCTAAGGAGACTGCTCCAACTACCCCTAAGGAGACTCCTCCAACTACCCCTAAGGAGACTGCTCCAACTACCCCTAAGGAGACTCCTCCAACTACCCCTAAGGAGACTGCTCCAACTACCCCTAAGGAGACTCCTCCAACTACCCCTAAGGGGACTCCTCCAACTACCCTCGAGGAACCTGCACCCACTACTCCCAAGAAGCCTGCCCCCAAGGAGcttgcacccaccaccaccaaggAGCCCACATCCACCACCTCTGACAAGCCCGCTCCAACTACCCCCAAGGAGCCTAAACCCACTACCCCCAAGAAGCCTGCTCCAACTACTCCTGAGACACCTCCTCCAACCACTTCGGAGGTCTCTACTCCAACTACCACCAAGGAGCCTCCCACTAGCCACAAAAGCCCTGATGAATCAACTCCTGAGCTTTCTGCTGAACCCACACCAAAGGCTCTTGAAAACAGTCCCAAGGAACCTGGTGTACCTACAACTAAGACTCCTGCAGTGATTAAACCTGAAATGACTACAATAGCTAAAGACAAGACAACAGAAAGAGACATACGTACTACACCTGAAACTACAACTGCTGCACCTAAGATGACAAAAGAGACAGCAACTACAACAGAAAAAACTACCGAATCCAAAATAACAACTACGACCACACAAGTAACATCTACAACTCAAGATACCACAACATTCAAAATTATGACTCTTAAAACTACTCTTGCACCCAAAGTAACTActacaacaaaaaagacaattaGTACAACTGAGATTATGAACAAACCTGAAGAAACAGCTAAACCAAAAGACAGAGCTACTAATTCTAAAGCGACAACTCCTAAACCTCAAAAGCCAACCAAAGCACCCAAAAAACCCACTTCTaccaaaaagccaaaaacaatgCCTAGAGTGAGAAAACCAAAGACGACACCAACTCCCCGCAAGACGACATCAACAATGCCAGAATTGAACCCTACCTCAAGAGCAGCAGAAGCCATGCTCCAGACCACCACCAGACCTAACCAAACTCCAAACTCCAAACTAGTTGAAGTAAATCCAAAGAATGAAGATGCAGGTGGTGCTGAAGGAGAAACACCTCATGTGCTTCCCAGGCCCCATGTGTTCATGCCTGAAGTTACTCCCGACATGGATTACTTACCGAGAGTACCCAATCAAGGCATTATCATCAATCCCATGCTTTCTG aTGAGACCAATATATGCAATGGTAAGCCAGTAGATGGACTGACTACTTTGCGCAATGGGACATTAGTTGCATTCCGAG GTCATTATTTCTGGATGCTAAGCCCATTCAGTCCACCATCTCCAGCTCGCAGAATTACTGAAGTTTGGGGTATTCCTTCCCCCATTGATACTGTTTTTACTAGGTGCAACTGTGAAAGAAAAACTTTCTTCTTTAAG GATTCTCAGTACTGGCGTTTTACCAATGATATAAAAGATGCAGGGTACCCCAAACCAATTTTCAAAGGATTTGGAGGACTAACTGGACAAATAGTGGCAGCGCTTTCAATAGCTAAATACAAGAACTGGCCTGaatctgtgtattttttcaaGAGAG GTGGCAGCATTCAGCAGTATATTTATAAACAGGAACCTGTACAGAAGTGCCCTGGAAGAAGGCCTGCTCTAAATTATCCAGTGTATGGAGAAATGACACAGGTTAGGAGACGTCGCTTTGAACGTGCTATAGGACCTTCTCAAACACACACCGTCAGAATTCACTATTCACCCGCCAGACTGGCTTACCAAGACAAAG GTGTCCTTCATAATGAAGTTAAAGTGAGTATACTGTGGAGAGGACTTCCAAATGTGGTCACCTCAGCTATATCACTGCCCAACATCAGAAAACCTGATGGCTACGATTACTATGCCTTTTCTAAAG ATCAATATTATAACATTGATGTGCCTAGTAGAACAGCAAGAGCAATTACTACTCGTTCTGGGCAGACCTTATCCAAAGTCTGGTACAACTGTCCTTAG